Below is a genomic region from Prochlorococcus marinus str. MIT 0918.
CAAGAGGATAATTATTCGGATCAAAGATAAATTGGAGTTCTTTCTTATTCATATTTTATATTCGCCAATCATAGAATTTAATCCCTGGAAATATAGCCGGCACATCGAAAATATAGTTTTTATATTCTTTATGAATTTGTTTTAGTTTATTTTCTTCTATTCTTGCTTTGATAATTAATACAGCACTTAAAAGTATAAATAGTGTTAAATGGATTAAACTAAATCTATAAAAACCATAACTTGCTGACATTATTAATATACTTTGATATAAAGGATGTCTGCAGTATTTGTATAATCCAGTAGTTACTAAATTAGCTGATTTCTTTGGCTCTGGAAGTGGAGATAGACTAGCGCCAAGAGATATTAGAGATAAAATTGATCTATAAAGACCTATCGTAAAAAAAATTGATGAAGTAATTTGTATAGAAATAGGAGAGCCTGCGGATGAAGGCCATGCTGGTATTAAGTGAAATATTATAATAAATATTTGAAGTAATAACCACCATTCACCATTTTGATTATTTAGAAAACCTTTTCTACTAAATCCCCATTCTGAGAATATATTGATTAATAAATTATTTTTGAAATTCATATTAAATGTTATTTAGAAAACAGTTATCTAACAATGGGTGATAAAGGGTGCTTAAGCATTCATTAAATAGTTGATCTTCTAGGAAAAACTCTGCGTTACAATTTTCGCCAAAACAAATTTCCATTTCTGGTTTATCTTTTTCTCCCATAAGCTTAAAACCCCCATTCCAGCTTCGAGAGAAGTAATTATCTGCATTTGTTTTTTTGTAATACCTAGCCTTAGAGAGTTGCCAACCACTTTCTGGTGGAACAGGCCAACACTCTTTTAGACCAATTTCTACCAATGACTCGATTGCTTTAAGTATCTCTTTTGCTTTCTCTTGAGGTATTGCTTTTATTTTAGCCGATATTTCATAGAGGTTTTGCTTATTATTTGAGTTGGCTCTTGCTATTAATAATGTGTCTCTAGGAATGGAGTCATATGTGCAAACTTGAAGATGCTTTAACCATGTTTTCATTATTGATTTTGCTTTTACCCTTCCTATTTCTACAATGAGATGGGTTTTCCCCGCTAAAATTATTTCGATCCGCTCCTTCTTCATAAGTAGTTGTTTTTCTGTTGTTTCCCCAAGATTGTTAATAACTGATGCAAGGCTTTTGGAACGAGTATTTAGAATTTGACTTTCTATTTCAGCGGCTGTATTTGGAGGGAGTACACCTTGACCTTTAAGAATCATATCCCAATCTTCTGTTGCGTTTAGTTTTGAATAGCTATCTTCATTGAATTGATTTTTTATGAGCTTATATCTTTGTAGTTCGTTGAGTTCAAATTTTTCTAAAATGTTAATAGTATTGAACCTCTCTTTTGGATTTATTTGTATTTGGTTCAGCCATATAACTTGTGGTGCTATTAACCATTTTGATATTGTTTCATTGTCAAGAGAATTATTGTCTATTGGTAAACTTTTTGGCCATTTTAGTGGTATTGCAAGAGCAATAGGCTTGGGTATAGGAAGCTTATCAACTCTTAGCTTGGCTTCTAGATAACGGTTGTCACAACTTATTGGTGGGCGGGAATTTATAGACAGAAAATTTTTAACGCTTAATGGATTAGGTGAAGGAGTATTAATTAAGCCTGTTAAATTATTTTCATCTAATTCTGTTGATAGATAATCAATCCATTGTTGGATAGGAGCAGGAGGGGCAAGTCTTTCACCTGATTTTTCATC
It encodes:
- a CDS encoding methyltransferase family protein — protein: MNFKNNLLINIFSEWGFSRKGFLNNQNGEWWLLLQIFIIIFHLIPAWPSSAGSPISIQITSSIFFTIGLYRSILSLISLGASLSPLPEPKKSANLVTTGLYKYCRHPLYQSILIMSASYGFYRFSLIHLTLFILLSAVLIIKARIEENKLKQIHKEYKNYIFDVPAIFPGIKFYDWRI